The genomic stretch CGGGGTCGACCCGCGCGCTCTCCTCCGGCTGTCTGCGCGCGCGGCGGCCGAGCGGCTGCGGCGCTTCGAGGCCTCGTGGGAGCGCCGGCTGGACGCCCCGGTGACCGTCCTCGACGTCAGCCACGCGCTCACGTTCGCCGACGCCGCGCTCGCGCTGATGCCGCCTCCACACCTGGCCGCGCGCTTCGCGGTGCAGAGCGCGGGCTTCGTCGGCAAGCTGCGGGCCGCCGACGGAGACCCACCCGTCGCGCGCGAGGGCGCCGATCTCGACGCGGCGCTGGCGGCGCGCGATCCGAGCGCGGCCCTCGGGGCGATCGAGGCGCGGGACTTCTACTCCGTCCTGCGACCCTTCGCGCTCGCGGACGCGTTCGTGCGCCCGATCTTCGCGGCCCACGCGGTCAAGACGACCGAGGCCTGCCAGCGACTGGAGGCCGCGGATCCCGACGCACGCGACCTCTACCGCGCGGCGGCCGTCACCCTCTGTGTCCCCCGTCGCCCCGAGCGCTTCTTCGGCCGCGTCGCCGAGGTCGCCGGCCGCTTCGTCGAGACGGGCAAGCCCCCTCCCGGCCTGTACTGATCGCGTCAGCCGCGCGCGCGCGGGTGAGGGCGGCGCTTGCGGGAGCCGGCGGCGTGCATCGCCTCGACGGACTCGTGGATGGCGATGGGGACGCCGAGCACGGCCATCGCGGTGACCCCGACGGTGATGCCCATGCGCACCAGGCGATTGGAGGGAGCCATGAGGATGTCGATCTGGGCCATGCGATCGCGACCCAGGCGGCGCCCCCAGTCGACGAGCTCGCGGCGGGCGCCCGACTCGTAGGTCTCGATGCCCCGCCAGTCGTGCATGAAGCGGAGGCCCTCGCCGCCTTCATGCAGGGCCAGCGCGGCGTCGGAGGCGGTGTGGGACAGCAGCCGGGCGTCCGCCATGGTGACGTGGCCGAACAGCTCGCTGACGAGGCCGAGCGGCTCCACGACCCAGACGCGCGCGCCCGCGCTGGCGAAGTGGGGCTCTACGCCGCTCAGCAACGGAAACACGAGATCCCCCATGCGCGCATCGAAGCAGCGCGCCGCGGCGATGTCAACGCGAGGTGAACGCCTCGATGTGCAGCCAGGGATCCCCGTCGAGCTCGGGGTGAAAGGTCGCGCCGACCACGCGCCCGGCGCGCACCAGGACGGGCTCGCCGCGGAGGCTGCGCATGACCTCGACGCCGCTCCCTACGCGACGGATGCGCGGCGCGCGGATGAGGGTCAGCGGGGTGCCGTCATCGGCGCGCGCCTCGGCGCTGTGGAGCTGTCGCCCCCACCCGTTGCGCTCCACGTCCACGTCGAGCCACCCGAACGCGCGCTGGGACGGCGCGACGCGTGTGGCCGCGAGCACGAGCCCGGCGCAGGTCGCCAGGACCGGGCGCTCCGCGCGGACGTGGGCGTGGAGCGCCGCCTCGAGCGCCGCGTCGAGGAGACGCAGCTGCGCGCTGCTCTCCCCGCCCGGGAGCACGAGGCCGTCGAGCCCGTCGGCGTGGTCGGCCGCGCGCACCAGGACGACCTCGTGCCCGAGCGCCCGGAGGAGCGCCGCGTGCGCCGCGTAGCCACCTTGCAGCGCGAGCACGCCGACGCGCATCACCACCCCCGCTGCGCCAGGCGCTCGCCCTCGGGCAGGTGCGCGCTCTCGGTCCCTCGCATCGCCTCGCCGAGCCCGGTGGAGATCTCCGCGAGCTTCGCCGCGTCCTGCCAGTGGGTGACGGCCTCGACCACCGCGCGCGCGCGCCGGGCCGGATCCTCGCTGAGGAAGATGCCGCTCCCCACGAACACCGACTCGGCGCCCAGCGCCATGCAGAGCGCGGCGTCCGCTGGCGTGGCCACGCCGCCCGCCGCGAAGCGAGGCACGGGCAGCTTCCCCTCCGCCGCCACGAAGCGCACCAGCTCGAGCGGCGCCCCCAGGTCGCGCGCCTCGGAGACGAGCTGCTCCGCGTCCAGGGTCTGCAGCCGACGGATCTGCGCCCGCACCGCCCGCAGGTGACGCACGGCCTGGCTCACGTCGCCCGTGCCCGCTTCCCCCTTGGTGCGGATCATCGCCGCGCCCTCCGCGATCCGGCGCAGCGCCTCGCCGAGCTCCGTGCAGCCGCAGACGAAGGGCACGCGGAAAACATGTTTGTCGATGTGGTGTGCCTGATCCGCGGGGGTGAGCACCTCGGACTCGTCGACGAAGTCCACCTCGAGCGCCTCGAGGATCCGCGCCTCCATGAGATGCCCGATGCGGCACTTGGCCATCACGGGGATCGAGACCGCGCGCTGGATGTCGCGGATCATCGCCGGATCGCTCGCCCGGGCGACGCCTCCCTCCGCGCGGATCTGCGCCGGGACCCGCTCGAGCGCCATCACCGCGGCCGCGCCCGCCTCCTCGGCGACGCGCGCCTGCTCCGCGTCCACGACGTCCATGATGACGCCGCCCTTCAGCATCTCGGCCAGGCCGACCTTCGTCTTCCACGTGCTCTCGTTCATGGCTCCTCCAGAAGGACGCAAGGGTCCCTTCACCGCCCGGTCGGGCGGCGTCATCTTAGATTGTTGTAATAGACCCGCTCAGACCACGTCGACGACGGCGGCGTCCGCGCGCGGCTCCTGGCGGACGGCCTCGATGGCCTGCGCGACTCGCTCCGCGCCGAGCGCCAGCCTGTCCTCGGGCTCACTGCAGAAGTTGAGGCGCAGGCCCGGCCGCGTCCCCTCGTCCGCCGCGAAGTGACGCCCCGGCGCGACCAGCACGCCGCGGCTCAGACCCTCCTCGAACACGCGCTCGGGGTCGACCTCCTCGGGCAGCTCCAGCCACACGCTCAACCCCCGCACGGGTCGTTGCCACCGTACGTCGCGCGGGAGGTGCGCACGCAGCCCGTCGCAGAGCGCGTCACGGCGCGCCCGGTAGAAGGGTCGGAGGCGGTTGAGGTGCGCCGCGAGGTAGCCGCGCTCGAGCAGCTCCGCGAGCGCGAGCTGGGTCAGCGCCGAGCTGCCGAGGTCGCTCGTGTGCTTGAGCGCGAGCAGGTACGGCGCGAGGGACGGCGGCACCACGAGGTAGCCGATCCGGAGCGCGGGGATCAGCCGCTTGCTGAACGTGCCCACGTGGATGACGTCCGCGTCGAGCGCGCGCATTGCGGGCGGGATGGGCGCGTCGTCCAGCTCGAGGTCCGCGGCGTAGTCGTCTTCGATCACCGCGACCTGCGCGTCGCGGGCCCAGTCCAGCACCGCCTCTCGCCGCGCGGCGGTCATGCACGCGCCGGTCGGGTTGACGTGGTTGGGCATGAGATAGAGCGCCTTCGGGCGCCGCGCGCCGAGCCGCCGCAGCGCGCCCACGTCGGGGCCCTCTTCATCGCTGGGCACGCCCACCACGTGCGCGCCCGTCGCGGCGAAGACCTGCAGCGCGCCCGAGTAGGTCGAGGCGTGGGTGAGCACGACCTCGCCCGGGCCGAGCAGCGCGCGGGCCACGAGATCGAGCCCCTGCTGACTCCCGGTCGTGACGAGCACGTCGTCCGCCGCGCAGGGCACGGCGAGCCGCGCGAGATCCTCGACGATGGCCTCCCGCAGCCGGCGGAAGCCCTCCTTCGGCGCATAGCCGAGCGCCTTGGGCCCGCTGGTGCGGAGCACGTGCTCGACGCAGCGCCGGAAGAGATCGACCGGGAGCATCTCCGCCGGCGGCTGCATGCGCGTCAGGTCCACCGCGCCCCGCGGCACCGAGGCACGGCGCGCGCGGCGAAAGCGCTCCATCGGCTCGGCCCGCGCCGCCTCGCTCACCATGGACCGCCAAGGCAGCCCCCGCCGCGGCGCGGGCGCGCTCGGCGCGTCCTCCGCGAAGCGCGGCGCCTTGACGAACGAGCCGCGGCCCACGGTCGAGGTGAGGAACCCCGCCGCCTCGAGCTCGGCGTAGGCGCGCACCACGGTGTTGCGGTGCAGCCCCAGCTGCGACGCGAGCGCCCGGGTCGGAGGCAGGCGGTAGCCGTCCGGGAAGGCGCCGGAACGAATCCGCCCCGCGATCTGTTCGAACAGCTGCTGATAGAGGGGCGGGCCCCCCTCCGCTTGCACCGCGATGCCGAGCGCGTTCATGGAGAGACCGTGGTCCAATCCAGGCGCCCGTTCAACGGACAAGGCCCAGTTCAGCCCGGTTCAAGCAGACCAATCAAATGATATTGGGCTACTCGAAGGCACCAATAGCGCTTGTCCGAACAGACCAATACCCCGACCTGGTGATCTACCGGGCGACCCACCCTGGCTCGAACCGGGGCCGGAGCCCCTCGGGCGTGCGCGCGAGCGGGTAGACGTCGCGGTCGTCGGCGTGGAACCAGAGCGGCTCGGAGCCCTCGTCCGGGGCGAGCTCGACCGGCGCGTGGCGCGGCGACCACTCCTCGAGGAGCGCGTCGAGCGCGTCGAGCGCGCCCTCGAGGGACTCGGTCGGTCCGGCGATGAAGCGCGCGCGGTCCGCGCGAGGCGGCGCGGGGAAGCGCCCGAGCAGGGGATCGAGCTCGAGCTGCAGGCAGCGGACGACCTCGCGCCGGGTGAGCGGCGGCACCACGCGCGGCAGCTCCGGGATCACGCGTCGGAAGACGTCCTCGTCGAAGACCATCACGCCGTGCGTCCGCACGGTCGGTGAGCACGGGTGCTCCGGCCAGCGCTCCTCGGTCAGCTCGTCGGCGAGCTCGGCGAGGGGCGGCAGCAACAGGACGCGCCCGCTCGCGGTCCGCGGCGCCACGAACACGCCTCCGCAGTCGCCGCCACACATCTCGCAGCTCTGCAGGTTGACCGCCGGCTCGTCCCAGCGGGCGAGCTCGAGCCACGTGCCGATCTCCACGCCGTCCGCCCACAGCCCGTCCCGGCCGACCCCGCGCCGCCCCCGCTCCAGCTTCTTCGGAAGCCACATGACGCCCAGCGTGATCCTCTGCGCGCGAGAATCAACTCACCCGAGGACGTCCAGCTGAGCCCATTCGCGCCAGAATCAGCGCAGTTGGCGACAAGGGTCGGCGCGGCGCGGCTGGCGTGAGATTCTGGGAGGATGAACGGTCTTCTCTTTCGCGTGCTCCTCGGCTTGTGCCTCCTCAACGTCGGCTGCGACGCCGAACAGGTCCCCTCCGACGCCGGCGCCGACGGCGCGATCTCGGACGACGGCGGGCTCGGGCCGGACGCCGCGCCGGACGACGCCGGGCCCATCGACGCCGGCCCGCCGCCCGAGCCCGAGCCCGACACGGAGCTCGGCGACGCCTCGGAGGAGCGGTGGGTGTTCATGCAGAGCCACCTGCACACCACCGGGTTCCACACCTGCGCGGATGAGCCGACGATGCCGACGGGGCCGGAGGCCGACTGCTACACGAGCGAGGGCATCACCGCGTTCCTCGCCGAGGCGCTCGAGGGGGACGCGCGCGACATGATCATCACCGATCACAACAACATCGACGCGTGGTTCGATCCCGCGTTCGCGCCGCTCGCCGACGCCGCGATGAGCCGCTACGCGACGCCGCTCCGCGGCACCGAGTGGAGCAGCCGCGACGGGCACATGACGCTGCTCTTCCCGACCGAGGTGGTGAGCGACAACATGGCCGCCATCACCAACGGCTGGGTCTTCGCGGCCGGCAACCTCGTGCCGGTCTCGGGCGCGTCGGACTACCAGATGACGATCGACAGCGTGCACGCGGCGGGCGGGCTCGCGATCATCAACCACCCCGAGCTGCTCATCCACGCCTTCCCCGAGGACAGCCTGGACGCGGACGGCGTCGAGGTGGGCATCCCGCCGAACCCGCTCGACGACGTGGGCGGCGGCGCGGTCAGCGCGCACTCCGCGGCCGAGGCGCGGCGCTTCTGGCAGCGACGCCTGACGAGCGGGCAGCGCCTGACGGGCACCGCGGGCGCCGACCACCACCACGGCGGCGGCGACATCCCGGGGCTCGAGTCGCCGACCTTCGGGCTGGCCGTGAACCTGATCCGCGTCGACCCCGAGCTGCCCGACACCGAGGACGTGGCCGCGGCGCTCGCCGATCCGGACACCACCATCGACCAGCGCACCGCGATCGTGATCGACGCGGTCCGGCGCGGGCACGTGATGATCGTCGAGGACGAAGACGCGGCCCGCGTGTTCGTCGGCGCCGACGTCGACGGCGACGGCCGCTTCCACGACGCGCGCGCGGGCGACTGCGTCAGCGACGCGGGCGACGAAATGCGGGTCCGCGTGCGCATCGACAACCCCTCATCGTCGTTCGGGAGCAGCCACTACAACCTCGAGATCTGGACCGACGCCGACGACGCAGACCCGGAGTGGTTCGTGGAGGTCGACTACGACGACGGCTTCCCGGTCGACTCGCGCTACGAGCTCGACGAGTCCGACCCCTTCGCGATCACGATCACGCTGCCCGTCTTCCCGGCCGAGCGCCGCTTCGTGCGCTTCGTGCTCGTGCGCGACGTGCTCGGCCCGATCAACGACACCGAGGTCGTGACCAACCCGATCTACTACGGCGACTGGGCCGAAGAGTGCGCGGGAGCCGCCCCGCTCTTCTGAGCTGCCCGTCAATTCTCGCTCGCGCGGACGCGCAAGGGGTGTTCGGTGACGTCCTCGTGCTCCATCAGACCTTCGGCTTCCTGGAGGCGGCGGCCGTAGAGCTTCGACAGGGGCGCGGCGGTGAGCCCGTGCAGGAGGACGCTGGCGAAGACGGTGAGGATGACCACGGCGAACACCTCGTCTCGGTGGGGCATGGTCCCGTCCTCGATCAACAGGAGCGCGAAGAGGAGTGACGCGAGGCCACGAGGACCGAACCAGCCCAGGAAAGAGGTGGTGTCGAGACGCGCCCGCGCGCCGAGCATGGAGAGGCCCACAGGCACCATGCGGACGACGGTGAGGCTCGCCGCGACGTAGAGCCACGAGCGCCAGGTCGAACGAGCGAGCGCGGGCCCGATCAACAGCGCGCCGAGCGCCGTGAAGACGAGGAGCATCAGGAACTGCCCCTCCGCCTCCACGAAGGCGTAGAGGTCATCGATCTGGTCGCGCTGGGTGTGACCCAGGCCCAGCCCGCCGACGAAGGCCGCGAGGAACCCGTTGCCCCCGGCCGCCTCGGCGACCCCGAACGCGAGCAGCGCGAGCGCCATCCCCGACAGTCGCCGGAAGTCCTGCGTCATCCAGTCGGCCTCGCTGGC from Sandaracinaceae bacterium encodes the following:
- the pdxT gene encoding pyridoxal 5'-phosphate synthase glutaminase subunit PdxT, which translates into the protein MRVGVLALQGGYAAHAALLRALGHEVVLVRAADHADGLDGLVLPGGESSAQLRLLDAALEAALHAHVRAERPVLATCAGLVLAATRVAPSQRAFGWLDVDVERNGWGRQLHSAEARADDGTPLTLIRAPRIRRVGSGVEVMRSLRGEPVLVRAGRVVGATFHPELDGDPWLHIEAFTSR
- a CDS encoding PLP-dependent aminotransferase family protein, whose translation is MNALGIAVQAEGGPPLYQQLFEQIAGRIRSGAFPDGYRLPPTRALASQLGLHRNTVVRAYAELEAAGFLTSTVGRGSFVKAPRFAEDAPSAPAPRRGLPWRSMVSEAARAEPMERFRRARRASVPRGAVDLTRMQPPAEMLPVDLFRRCVEHVLRTSGPKALGYAPKEGFRRLREAIVEDLARLAVPCAADDVLVTTGSQQGLDLVARALLGPGEVVLTHASTYSGALQVFAATGAHVVGVPSDEEGPDVGALRRLGARRPKALYLMPNHVNPTGACMTAARREAVLDWARDAQVAVIEDDYAADLELDDAPIPPAMRALDADVIHVGTFSKRLIPALRIGYLVVPPSLAPYLLALKHTSDLGSSALTQLALAELLERGYLAAHLNRLRPFYRARRDALCDGLRAHLPRDVRWQRPVRGLSVWLELPEEVDPERVFEEGLSRGVLVAPGRHFAADEGTRPGLRLNFCSEPEDRLALGAERVAQAIEAVRQEPRADAAVVDVV
- the pdxS gene encoding pyridoxal 5'-phosphate synthase lyase subunit PdxS, with the protein product MNESTWKTKVGLAEMLKGGVIMDVVDAEQARVAEEAGAAAVMALERVPAQIRAEGGVARASDPAMIRDIQRAVSIPVMAKCRIGHLMEARILEALEVDFVDESEVLTPADQAHHIDKHVFRVPFVCGCTELGEALRRIAEGAAMIRTKGEAGTGDVSQAVRHLRAVRAQIRRLQTLDAEQLVSEARDLGAPLELVRFVAAEGKLPVPRFAAGGVATPADAALCMALGAESVFVGSGIFLSEDPARRARAVVEAVTHWQDAAKLAEISTGLGEAMRGTESAHLPEGERLAQRGW